In one window of Buchnera aphidicola (Cavariella theobaldi) DNA:
- the rlmKL gene encoding bifunctional 23S rRNA (guanine(2069)-N(7))-methyltransferase RlmK/23S rRNA (guanine(2445)-N(2))-methyltransferase RlmL gives MNDLFISTIFGCEDLLEKELNILGATNLKLIKGGIYCSVNKHVLYNILMWSRIASRVFLCIKNFSIQNSNDLYTNIYNIEWNTIFHHNDTFMIRFKGTNNIIRNTLFGTFIIKDAIMDYFYKKEFFRPIVNRVSADICITAFLFKNVVHIMLNLSGDALHQRGYSKISKNITPIKENLGMAIVLRSGWNFKSLLIDPMCGSGTLLIEAAMFSSDRAPGLKRKKWGFQNWKNHDKKIWENTQKEALYKFEIGIKTCKQIFLGYDYNKNCIKEAKIHALNAGVDGIIQFSQKNINDFKNIFEKNHKGTILSNPPYGERHKTKNQVAALYIQIGFVSQKHFHQWNISIFSSSIYLLNFIQMPFYKKFFYKNGPLNCIQRNYIASSSSDDTCINEYKNRLNKNFKKFKKWKFLNNIDCFRVYNADLPNYNIIIDLYKNWMVIQEYEAPKEINPEYAHKRLCQSVYYAKKILSIPINNIILKLRKKQKKGKQYEKFHHNNNFFEIQEYNLKFLVNLTDYLDTGIFFDKRLIRKLITNISYGKDFLNLFSYTGTASVAAASGGARSTTTIDISKTYIKWSMKNMSINHFTSNNHIFIQQDCLDWLKISNKKFDLIFVNPPTFSNSKKMKKFFYLKKDYLILMIHLKKILKNDGKIIFSSSTHNFDINIKHLNAIKLYAKNITKKITPQDMIKNIHVHHSWLITHI, from the coding sequence ATGAACGATTTATTTATAAGCACAATTTTTGGATGCGAAGATTTATTAGAAAAAGAACTAAATATTTTAGGGGCTACAAATTTAAAATTGATTAAAGGAGGTATATATTGCAGTGTAAATAAACATGTATTATATAACATCTTAATGTGGAGTAGAATTGCATCACGTGTTTTTTTATGTATAAAAAATTTTTCTATCCAAAATTCTAATGATTTATATACCAATATTTATAATATTGAATGGAATACAATATTTCATCATAATGATACCTTTATGATTCGTTTTAAAGGAACGAATAATATTATTCGTAATACTTTATTTGGAACGTTTATCATTAAAGATGCTATTATGGACTATTTTTATAAAAAAGAATTCTTTAGACCAATTGTAAACCGTGTTTCTGCCGATATCTGTATAACAGCATTTTTATTTAAAAATGTCGTTCATATTATGTTAAATCTTAGTGGAGATGCCTTACATCAAAGAGGATATTCTAAAATATCAAAAAATATCACTCCTATTAAAGAAAATCTAGGAATGGCAATAGTATTAAGATCGGGATGGAATTTTAAATCTCTCTTAATTGATCCTATGTGTGGATCCGGAACTTTACTAATCGAAGCGGCGATGTTCTCTTCGGATAGAGCTCCTGGTTTAAAAAGAAAAAAATGGGGTTTTCAAAATTGGAAAAACCATGATAAAAAAATATGGGAAAATACACAAAAAGAAGCATTATACAAATTTGAAATAGGTATTAAAACTTGTAAACAAATATTTTTAGGTTATGACTATAATAAAAATTGCATAAAAGAAGCTAAAATACATGCACTGAATGCAGGAGTAGATGGTATTATTCAATTTTCTCAAAAAAATATAAATGATTTTAAAAATATTTTTGAAAAAAACCATAAAGGTACTATATTAAGCAATCCCCCATATGGAGAGAGACATAAGACAAAAAATCAAGTCGCTGCATTATATATACAAATAGGATTTGTATCACAAAAACATTTTCACCAATGGAATATATCAATATTTAGTTCTTCTATATATTTATTAAATTTTATACAAATGCCATTTTATAAAAAATTTTTTTATAAAAATGGACCGTTAAATTGTATACAAAGAAACTATATTGCTTCCTCTAGTTCTGATGATACATGTATAAATGAATATAAAAATAGGTTAAATAAAAATTTCAAAAAATTTAAAAAATGGAAATTTTTGAATAATATAGATTGTTTCCGCGTATATAACGCTGATTTACCTAATTATAATATTATAATAGATCTTTACAAAAACTGGATGGTTATTCAAGAGTATGAAGCTCCTAAAGAAATAAACCCTGAATATGCGCATAAGCGATTATGTCAATCTGTTTATTATGCTAAAAAAATATTATCCATTCCAATAAATAATATAATATTAAAATTAAGAAAAAAACAAAAAAAAGGAAAACAATATGAGAAATTTCATCATAATAATAATTTTTTTGAAATTCAAGAGTATAATTTAAAATTTTTAGTAAATTTAACAGATTATTTAGACACAGGTATATTTTTTGATAAAAGACTAATTAGAAAACTAATAACAAATATTTCTTATGGAAAAGATTTTTTAAATCTTTTTTCTTACACAGGTACTGCCAGTGTAGCTGCTGCATCAGGAGGAGCGAGAAGTACAACTACCATAGATATCTCTAAAACATATATAAAATGGTCAATGAAAAATATGTCAATCAATCATTTTACAAGTAACAATCATATTTTTATACAACAAGATTGTTTAGATTGGTTGAAAATTAGTAATAAAAAATTTGACCTAATTTTTGTAAATCCCCCTACATTTTCTAATTCAAAAAAAATGAAAAAATTTTTTTATTTAAAAAAAGATTATCTTATATTAATGATACATTTAAAAAAAATTTTAAAAAATGATGGAAAAATTATTTTTTCTAGTTCAACGCATAATTTTGATATTAATATAAAACATTTAAATGCTATTAAATTATATGCAAAAAATATTACTAAAAAAATAACACCACAAGATATGATAAAGAATATACATGTACATCATTCTTGGTTAATTACACATATATAA
- a CDS encoding valine--tRNA ligase — translation MMEKIYNPQLIERSLYDLWEKNGYFKPNNNLEKESFCIMMPPPNITGSLHMGHAFQQTLMDILIRYNRMQGKNTLWQVGTDHAGIATQILVERKIKLEEKKSKKDYNRDDFIKKIWLWKSESSTLITQQMRRLGNSVDWDLEKFTLDPDISLAVKEAFIILYNNQFIYQKKRLVHWDSNLETVVSDLEVEHKTIKGKKWFISYSIIYKNSLVDNNIKNLVVATTRPETLFGDTAIAINPNDHHHNHLIGQYVIVPLINRIIPIISDKHAILDKGTGCVKITPAHDFHDYQVGYRHKLPMINIFTFDGKIKKQSDIYDYQGIKSNIYDSFIPLDFQDLDILSARDKVIEEIKKIGCLVKIEESDIVIPYSDRSGVIIIPMLTNQWYLKTSELSKNAINAVKNKEIQFIPKQYTRMYFSWMNNIEDWCISRQLWWGHRIPIWYDNKKNIYVGRNEKEIRKKNKLSNEIILTQEKDVLDTWFSSALWTFSSLGWPKKNKLLKTFHSTNVLISGFDIIFFWISRMIMLTMYFMKDAQGKPQVPFKTVYITGLIRDEKGQKMSKSKGNVIDPIDMIDGISLSELIAKRTKNLIQPNIINMIRKDTIKKFPTGIESTGTDALRFTFAALASNTRDIHWDMNRLKGYRNFCNKLWNASRFVLMHTKNHDFCNICIKKNILLFNRWVLVEFNNTVKLYRESIDTYRFDIAANTLYDFIWNTFCDWYLEFSKIIIQNGTSLEINTTKNMLVYILESLLRLAHPIIPFITETIWQNIKIIKKIKNNTIMLQSFPQYEPKLLDLKVLYSVCWIKKIIIFLRNIRNTMNISSSKLLPLLVYNISYEKKIIIEENMLFLKKIVYIKSIDILDKKHNDPLSIKKIIDGVELIVPILQVIDINLELKRLKKEISKIEIYMQKSQKKIINEKFLQNAPKSIIEKEKENFIRLKKIYQKLSCHIKKFIYASQKHRK, via the coding sequence ATGATGGAAAAAATTTATAATCCTCAATTGATTGAAAGATCATTATATGATCTTTGGGAAAAAAATGGATATTTCAAACCCAATAATAATTTAGAAAAAGAGAGTTTTTGTATTATGATGCCACCTCCTAATATTACGGGAAGCTTGCATATGGGTCATGCTTTTCAACAAACTCTTATGGATATACTGATTCGTTATAATAGAATGCAAGGGAAAAACACGTTATGGCAAGTAGGTACAGATCATGCTGGAATAGCAACTCAAATCTTAGTTGAACGTAAAATAAAATTAGAAGAGAAAAAAAGTAAAAAAGATTATAATAGAGATGATTTTATTAAAAAAATATGGTTATGGAAAAGTGAATCTAGCACTCTTATTACACAGCAGATGCGTCGTTTAGGAAATTCAGTAGATTGGGATCTTGAAAAATTTACTTTAGATCCAGATATTTCTCTAGCGGTTAAAGAAGCTTTTATTATTTTATATAACAATCAATTTATTTACCAAAAAAAAAGATTAGTACATTGGGATTCGAATTTAGAAACAGTTGTTTCAGATTTAGAAGTAGAACATAAAACAATTAAAGGAAAAAAATGGTTTATTTCTTACTCGATTATTTATAAAAATTCTCTTGTGGATAATAATATAAAAAATTTAGTAGTAGCGACAACACGACCAGAAACTTTATTCGGTGACACAGCTATAGCTATAAATCCAAATGATCATCATCATAATCATTTAATCGGTCAATATGTTATTGTACCTTTAATTAATCGTATTATTCCTATAATTTCTGATAAACATGCAATTTTAGATAAAGGTACTGGTTGTGTAAAAATTACTCCTGCTCATGATTTTCATGATTATCAAGTAGGTTATCGTCATAAATTACCTATGATTAATATTTTTACTTTTGATGGAAAAATTAAAAAACAATCTGATATTTATGATTATCAGGGTATAAAATCGAATATTTATGATTCTTTTATTCCTTTAGATTTTCAAGATTTAGATATTTTATCTGCTAGAGACAAAGTTATTGAAGAAATAAAAAAAATTGGTTGTTTAGTTAAAATAGAAGAATCTGATATTGTAATTCCTTATAGTGATCGTAGTGGAGTTATAATTATTCCAATGTTAACTAATCAATGGTATTTAAAAACATCAGAATTATCAAAAAATGCTATTAATGCAGTAAAAAATAAAGAAATACAATTTATACCAAAACAATATACAAGAATGTATTTTTCTTGGATGAATAATATTGAGGATTGGTGTATTTCAAGGCAGTTATGGTGGGGGCACCGTATTCCTATTTGGTATGATAATAAAAAAAATATTTATGTTGGAAGAAATGAAAAAGAAATACGAAAAAAAAATAAATTATCCAATGAGATTATTTTAACACAAGAAAAAGATGTATTAGATACATGGTTTTCTTCAGCATTATGGACATTTTCTAGTTTAGGATGGCCTAAAAAAAATAAATTATTAAAAACATTTCATTCTACAAATGTATTAATCAGCGGTTTTGATATTATTTTTTTTTGGATTTCTCGTATGATCATGTTAACTATGTATTTTATGAAAGATGCACAAGGGAAGCCACAAGTACCATTTAAAACTGTTTATATAACAGGATTAATTCGTGATGAAAAAGGTCAAAAAATGTCTAAATCTAAAGGCAATGTTATTGATCCAATAGATATGATAGATGGAATTTCTTTATCAGAATTAATTGCTAAAAGAACTAAAAATTTAATTCAACCCAATATCATTAATATGATACGCAAAGATACAATAAAAAAATTCCCTACCGGTATTGAATCAACTGGTACAGATGCATTACGATTTACATTTGCAGCATTAGCATCTAATACGCGCGATATACATTGGGATATGAATAGGTTAAAAGGATATCGTAATTTTTGTAATAAACTCTGGAATGCTAGTCGTTTTGTTTTAATGCATACCAAGAATCATGATTTTTGTAATATATGCATAAAAAAAAATATTTTATTATTTAATCGGTGGGTGTTAGTAGAATTTAATAATACAGTAAAACTTTATCGAGAATCTATAGATACTTATCGTTTTGATATAGCGGCTAATACTTTGTATGATTTTATTTGGAATACTTTTTGTGATTGGTATTTAGAGTTTTCTAAAATAATTATTCAAAATGGCACATCTTTAGAAATTAACACCACTAAAAATATGCTAGTATATATATTAGAATCTTTATTAAGATTAGCTCATCCCATAATTCCGTTTATCACAGAAACAATTTGGCAAAATATAAAAATAATTAAAAAAATTAAAAATAATACAATTATGTTACAATCTTTTCCACAATATGAACCAAAATTGTTAGATTTAAAAGTTTTATATAGTGTTTGTTGGATTAAAAAAATAATTATTTTTCTCAGAAATATTCGGAATACTATGAATATTAGTTCATCAAAATTGTTACCTTTATTAGTGTATAATATTTCATATGAAAAAAAAATTATTATTGAAGAGAACATGTTATTTTTAAAAAAAATTGTTTATATAAAAAGCATAGATATTTTAGATAAAAAACATAATGATCCTTTATCAATTAAAAAAATTATTGATGGAGTAGAATTAATTGTACCTATATTACAAGTTATAGATATTAATTTAGAATTAAAACGTTTAAAAAAAGAGATATCTAAAATAGAAATATATATGCAAAAAAGTCAAAAAAAAATAATAAATGAAAAATTTTTACAGAATGCACCGAAAAGTATTATAGAAAAAGAAAAAGAAAATTTTATACGACTTAAAAAAATATATCAAAAATTGTCTTGTCATATAAAAAAATTTATTTATGCTTCTCAGAAACATAGAAAATAA
- a CDS encoding ATP-binding cassette domain-containing protein, giving the protein MSLIQMKNAYLSFGTLEILNNATLYINENEKICLIGKNGAGKSTLLNIIKKKQDLDRGDVLYKKDIQIAFLQQKHFNYSNISVYNFIINQLKKKIKNNLPENLHDNPIKLNIDHIVQIEKIINTIKIEKNTLLSSLSGGLLRKVIIAGTLVQEPDILLLDEPTNHLDIETIQWLEKFLKNFSGSVLFVSHDRSFIQNVSTRIIDLDRGKLISWPGNYKNFLILKKESNRIETIHKKLFDHNLDIEEKWIKKGIKARCTRNEGRIKKIKILRETQANYKKIENIKNININQIHTYIGKIIFKLKKINIIINNKTIIRDFSETIQNGDKIGLIGNNGCGKSTLIKVILGQIQPNNGQIYKTPGTNIAYFDQNRATLNPNKSILDNIDCGQEKITLNGKEQYLIGYLKKFLFQPNKLNILIKTLSGGECNRLLLARLFLKPSNVLILDEPTNDLDLDTLELLEKIIIDYTGTVIIVSHDRKFIKNTVNKYWVFRENGNISSYLDNYKFFKKDNKHINISKKNKEKKLSKNTNKKNKYNIIHHKKNKKDINLILHEIEKIELKIKTLQNQLNQPNFFKKPIAEKLPILEQLQKYEKNLQKNINNWESLEKSIG; this is encoded by the coding sequence ATGTCTCTTATTCAAATGAAAAACGCTTATCTATCTTTTGGTACTCTAGAAATATTAAATAATGCTACACTTTATATTAATGAAAATGAAAAAATTTGCTTGATTGGAAAAAATGGAGCAGGAAAATCTACTTTATTAAATATCATCAAAAAAAAACAAGATCTAGATCGAGGTGATGTATTATATAAAAAAGATATTCAAATAGCATTTTTACAACAAAAACATTTTAATTATAGCAATATTTCCGTATATAATTTTATTATCAATCAATTGAAAAAAAAAATAAAAAATAATTTGCCAGAGAATTTACATGATAATCCAATAAAATTAAACATTGATCATATTGTTCAAATCGAAAAGATAATTAATACAATAAAAATTGAAAAAAATACTCTTCTTTCATCTTTATCTGGAGGATTGTTAAGAAAAGTAATTATTGCCGGCACCTTGGTACAAGAACCTGATATACTCTTATTGGATGAACCTACAAATCATTTAGATATCGAAACAATTCAATGGCTTGAAAAATTTTTAAAAAATTTTTCTGGCAGCGTACTATTTGTGTCACACGATCGATCTTTTATTCAAAATGTTTCTACTCGAATTATTGATCTTGATCGCGGAAAATTAATCTCTTGGCCAGGAAACTATAAAAATTTTTTAATATTAAAAAAAGAAAGTAATCGTATTGAAACAATTCATAAAAAATTGTTTGATCATAATTTAGATATTGAAGAGAAATGGATTAAAAAAGGTATAAAAGCTCGATGCACACGGAATGAAGGTAGAATAAAAAAAATAAAAATACTAAGAGAAACTCAGGCTAACTATAAAAAAATAGAAAATATAAAAAATATTAATATTAACCAAATACATACTTACATAGGAAAAATTATTTTTAAATTAAAAAAAATCAATATCATCATCAATAATAAAACTATTATTAGAGATTTTTCTGAAACTATACAGAATGGTGATAAAATTGGATTAATTGGAAATAATGGATGTGGTAAAAGTACTTTAATAAAAGTTATATTAGGGCAAATACAACCTAATAACGGACAGATATATAAAACACCAGGAACAAATATTGCATACTTTGATCAAAATAGAGCAACATTAAATCCGAATAAATCAATTTTAGATAATATCGATTGTGGGCAAGAAAAAATTACTTTAAATGGAAAAGAACAATATTTAATAGGATACTTAAAAAAATTTTTGTTTCAACCAAATAAATTAAACATTTTAATAAAAACTTTATCAGGTGGTGAATGTAATAGATTGTTACTAGCACGACTTTTCCTAAAACCAAGTAATGTTTTAATTCTAGATGAACCGACTAATGACTTAGATTTAGATACATTAGAGCTATTAGAAAAAATAATTATTGACTATACCGGAACAGTTATAATTGTTAGTCATGATAGAAAATTTATTAAAAATACAGTCAATAAATATTGGGTTTTTAGGGAAAACGGAAATATTAGTTCTTATCTTGACAATTATAAATTTTTTAAAAAAGACAATAAACACATTAATATCAGTAAAAAAAATAAAGAAAAAAAACTTTCTAAAAATACTAACAAAAAAAATAAATATAATATAATACACCATAAAAAAAATAAAAAAGATATTAATCTTATCTTGCATGAAATAGAAAAGATAGAATTAAAAATTAAAACATTACAAAATCAATTAAATCAACCAAACTTTTTCAAAAAACCTATTGCAGAAAAACTTCCTATTCTAGAACAATTACAGAAATATGAAAAAAATCTACAAAAAAACATTAACAATTGGGAAAGTTTAGAAAAAAGTATTGGTTAA
- a CDS encoding rhodanese-related sulfurtransferase yields the protein MLILHNRISKAELKKRFLFSQQPRITISFYKYFNIVNIQKYRDNIYKKFFKYHVLGRVYIANEGINAQISIPVKFYDIVNKIIQSSNSSLKNIRINKALNDIGQSFWVLSIKIKKNIVADGIKNTTFDPYDTGIYLQAPEVNAMIKNSNTILVDMRNYYEYKIGHFEGAINIKSNTFREQLQLIIKSLDYAKHKNIIMYCTGGIRCEKATAWMKFHGFKNIYHIEGGIIGYVSHAKKNNLPIFFKGKMFVFDYRMSEKISHDVISKCQQCHRKEDTYTNCAHHKCHRLFIQCHRCSIRFSNCCSIQCMNKIII from the coding sequence ATGTTAATTTTGCATAATCGTATCTCTAAAGCTGAATTAAAAAAACGTTTTTTATTTTCACAACAACCTCGTATTACAATTTCTTTTTATAAGTACTTTAATATTGTAAATATACAAAAATATCGTGATAATATTTATAAAAAATTTTTTAAATATCATGTTTTAGGAAGAGTTTACATTGCAAACGAAGGAATAAATGCACAAATTAGTATTCCTGTAAAATTTTATGATATTGTAAATAAAATAATACAAAGTTCTAATAGTTCATTAAAAAATATACGTATTAATAAAGCGCTGAATGATATTGGTCAATCATTTTGGGTTCTGTCTATTAAAATAAAAAAAAATATTGTAGCAGATGGAATAAAGAATACTACTTTTGATCCCTATGATACCGGTATATATCTACAAGCTCCTGAAGTGAATGCAATGATAAAAAATTCAAACACAATATTAGTAGATATGCGAAATTATTATGAATATAAAATAGGACACTTTGAGGGAGCGATTAATATCAAAAGTAACACTTTTCGTGAACAACTTCAGCTAATAATAAAATCGTTAGATTATGCAAAACATAAAAATATTATAATGTATTGTACCGGTGGCATTCGTTGTGAAAAAGCAACAGCATGGATGAAATTTCACGGTTTTAAAAACATTTATCATATAGAAGGGGGTATTATTGGTTATGTTAGTCATGCTAAAAAAAATAATTTACCAATTTTTTTTAAAGGAAAAATGTTTGTTTTTGATTATCGTATGAGCGAGAAAATTTCTCATGATGTAATATCTAAATGTCAACAATGTCATAGAAAAGAAGATACTTATACTAATTGTGCACATCATAAATGTCATCGTCTTTTTATTCAGTGCCATAGGTGTAGTATTCGTTTTTCTAATTGTTGTTCTATACAATGTATGAATAAAATAATAATATAA